The following are encoded together in the Variovorax paradoxus genome:
- a CDS encoding IclR family transcriptional regulator domain-containing protein yields the protein MTKLVNEVKENCSAATLDGPYAVYVVRIRSDERIVDVSRTVGSRIPAYCTSLGRVLLAAEPTSVQEKLLNELPKVALTPLTVTDNQALMEILAEVKLQGWALVEEELEVGLCSLAVPVHDRRGQVVAALNISVQASRVSSEELRDRYLNSLRGAATVISRAFAAREIGVEQAVVSPAATLE from the coding sequence ATGACGAAACTGGTAAACGAGGTGAAGGAGAACTGTTCAGCCGCGACGTTAGATGGACCGTACGCCGTCTACGTTGTCCGCATTCGCAGCGATGAGCGCATCGTAGATGTAAGTCGTACAGTGGGCAGCCGCATCCCCGCTTACTGCACGTCACTTGGCCGGGTACTTCTCGCAGCGGAGCCGACATCGGTACAAGAAAAATTGCTGAATGAGCTTCCCAAAGTGGCGCTGACCCCTCTAACGGTCACTGACAATCAGGCCCTGATGGAAATACTTGCAGAGGTCAAGCTGCAGGGTTGGGCGCTTGTCGAGGAGGAGCTGGAAGTTGGACTCTGTTCGCTTGCCGTTCCTGTGCACGACCGGCGCGGCCAAGTGGTTGCGGCTTTGAATATCAGCGTGCAGGCGAGCCGCGTCAGCAGCGAGGAGCTCAGAGACAGGTACCTTAATTCTCTTCGCGGCGCTGCTACAGTTATCTCACGAGCGTTTGCTGCACGCGAGATTGGGGTAGAGCAAGCAGTCGTGTCACCAGCCGCCACCTTGGAGTAA
- a CDS encoding type II toxin-antitoxin system RelE/ParE family toxin produces MSYAVVFSPEAEEQLAELYRYIAAAASPDVAARYTEAIVTYCESLRTFPLRGTMRDDVRPGLRITNYRKRAVIAFDVAGDLVSIIGVFYGGQDYETILHDDADD; encoded by the coding sequence ATGAGCTACGCGGTCGTCTTCTCGCCCGAGGCCGAAGAGCAGCTTGCCGAGCTGTACCGCTACATCGCGGCGGCGGCGTCGCCTGACGTTGCCGCTCGCTACACCGAGGCAATCGTCACCTACTGCGAAAGCCTGCGCACGTTTCCACTGCGCGGCACCATGCGCGACGATGTGCGGCCCGGCCTGCGCATCACGAACTACCGCAAGCGCGCCGTGATCGCCTTCGATGTGGCCGGCGATCTGGTTTCCATCATCGGCGTGTTCTACGGCGGGCAGGACTACGAGACGATCCTGCACGACGACGCGGACGACTGA
- a CDS encoding ribbon-helix-helix domain-containing protein has protein sequence MRTTQQLSITLPNDMADVVKTKVKTGEYASESEVIRDGLRALLARDRAVESWLHNQVGPAYDALKADPSRAVTADQVRARLAAEHAKAQ, from the coding sequence ATGCGAACCACCCAGCAACTGAGCATCACCCTGCCGAACGACATGGCCGACGTGGTGAAAACGAAGGTCAAGACCGGGGAGTACGCGAGCGAAAGCGAGGTCATCCGCGACGGCCTGCGTGCGCTACTCGCGCGTGATCGCGCCGTCGAGTCCTGGCTTCACAACCAGGTCGGCCCGGCGTATGACGCCCTGAAAGCCGATCCCTCCCGAGCCGTCACCGCCGACCAGGTGCGCGCCCGCCTGGCCGCCGAGCATGCGAAGGCGCAATGA
- a CDS encoding antirestriction protein, which translates to MNTQDQPVTASLVAEAQRLDFLPTYFGPRLMMRGEALVYAWLRRLCERYNGAYWHYYTLSDGGFYLAPDLAERLEIEVDGNGFRGELSADAAGIVATLFALGQLAAEIAGTDAADALIDRYHFLRGFAAGHPEAAAIYRAID; encoded by the coding sequence ATGAACACCCAAGACCAACCCGTCACCGCTTCCCTGGTCGCCGAGGCCCAGCGCCTCGACTTCTTGCCTACCTACTTCGGCCCGCGCCTGATGATGCGCGGCGAGGCCCTTGTGTACGCCTGGCTGCGCCGGCTCTGCGAACGCTACAACGGCGCGTATTGGCACTACTACACCCTGTCGGACGGCGGTTTCTACCTGGCCCCCGACCTGGCCGAGCGCCTGGAGATCGAGGTAGACGGCAACGGCTTCCGGGGCGAACTGTCGGCCGACGCCGCCGGCATTGTCGCAACCCTGTTCGCGCTCGGCCAGCTCGCGGCCGAGATCGCCGGCACGGACGCGGCCGACGCCCTGATCGACCGCTATCACTTCCTGCGCGGCTTCGCGGCCGGCCACCCCGAGGCCGCTGCGATCTACCGGGCTATTGACTGA
- a CDS encoding protein KlcB: MAKRTKQPAQTGQDWSAPAAELLAELPADRDGLLAAAVAAVVEIDAAVMRGDGAAAELAGDRYEAIIWKLNGGTNFGCMADDEAAGRVIERHCAAVPGDVPLWGQRGQFLAVAGDVRALVEYEAGYGGPLNAHFQFHAVDLDRPFISATGYRSHFDTARGCMTVDEVARGILTAMLAEKKRPVLIEANYRDRLADAPLPDWLAGLVPPARREPATVTIPPGFVLVDVVLPAHKAFIARRWAAEAAGKVKAARAARSNAKGKAGGRERDPASAETAMRCSTAKADDCKAEAGPVSPEATMPGAGEASCSTARNGDAGPADLVEFTPAPGQRCEIVSVHHPVFAKEIGKRVIIVKVHPDTRQVWAHDDRPVTYKTNRAGRRVVDSDPSCIQSIYGFDQLRLIT; encoded by the coding sequence ATGGCGAAGCGAACAAAGCAACCGGCCCAGACGGGCCAGGACTGGAGCGCGCCGGCGGCCGAGCTGCTGGCCGAGCTGCCGGCAGACCGTGACGGCCTGCTGGCTGCGGCCGTTGCGGCCGTGGTGGAGATCGACGCGGCTGTCATGCGCGGCGACGGGGCGGCGGCCGAGCTGGCCGGCGACCGATACGAGGCGATCATCTGGAAGCTGAACGGCGGCACGAACTTCGGGTGCATGGCCGACGACGAGGCCGCCGGCCGCGTCATCGAGCGGCATTGCGCTGCGGTGCCGGGGGACGTGCCCTTGTGGGGCCAGCGCGGCCAGTTCCTGGCCGTGGCGGGCGACGTGCGCGCCCTGGTGGAGTACGAGGCCGGTTATGGCGGGCCGCTCAACGCGCATTTTCAGTTCCACGCGGTTGACCTGGACAGGCCGTTTATCTCGGCGACGGGCTATCGCTCGCACTTCGACACGGCGCGGGGCTGCATGACCGTGGACGAGGTTGCGCGCGGCATCCTGACGGCCATGCTGGCCGAGAAGAAGCGGCCGGTGTTGATCGAGGCCAACTACCGCGACCGCTTGGCCGACGCTCCCCTGCCCGATTGGCTGGCCGGCCTGGTGCCGCCGGCGCGGCGCGAGCCGGCGACCGTGACGATCCCGCCGGGCTTCGTCTTGGTCGATGTGGTGCTGCCGGCGCACAAGGCGTTCATCGCGCGGCGCTGGGCGGCCGAGGCGGCGGGCAAGGTCAAGGCGGCCAGGGCCGCCAGGTCGAACGCCAAGGGAAAGGCCGGGGGCCGCGAGCGAGATCCCGCATCGGCGGAAACGGCGATGCGCTGCAGCACCGCCAAAGCTGACGATTGCAAGGCCGAGGCTGGGCCTGTATCGCCAGAAGCGACGATGCCGGGCGCAGGCGAAGCATCCTGCAGCACCGCCAGGAATGGCGATGCAGGCCCGGCCGACCTGGTGGAGTTCACGCCCGCACCAGGCCAACGGTGCGAGATCGTGAGCGTCCACCATCCGGTGTTCGCCAAGGAGATCGGCAAGCGCGTCATCATCGTGAAGGTGCATCCAGACACCCGCCAGGTGTGGGCGCATGACGACCGGCCGGTGACATACAAGACCAACCGCGCGGGCCGCCGTGTGGTGGATTCAGACCCGAGCTGCATTCAGTCGATCTACGGATTCGACCAACTGCGGCTTATCACGTGA
- the korC gene encoding transcriptional repressor KorC — translation MTNDANIRLECLKPAERWAQPSGEEVREVLRLAGLTGGKAAKVLGLGPKGDRTIRRWVGEDTPIPYAAWALLCDYAGLGLIWKEV, via the coding sequence ATGACGAACGACGCCAATATCCGGCTGGAGTGCTTGAAGCCGGCCGAGCGGTGGGCGCAGCCGAGCGGCGAAGAGGTGCGCGAGGTGCTGCGCCTGGCGGGCCTCACCGGCGGCAAAGCCGCGAAGGTGCTGGGCCTCGGCCCGAAGGGCGACCGGACGATCCGGCGATGGGTGGGCGAGGACACGCCGATCCCTTATGCCGCGTGGGCGCTGCTGTGCGACTACGCCGGCCTCGGGCTGATCTGGAAAGAGGTTTGA
- the kleA gene encoding stable inheritance protein KleA produces MSKNKIMPWVDALPNVEATDFQARRDQIEATMAELVKQAEELRGKAYFAALSLEASAKGEWSSQAVEQAKRSVGW; encoded by the coding sequence ATGAGCAAGAACAAGATCATGCCTTGGGTTGACGCCCTGCCGAATGTGGAAGCCACCGACTTCCAAGCCCGCCGCGACCAGATCGAGGCCACGATGGCCGAGCTGGTGAAGCAGGCGGAAGAGCTGCGCGGCAAAGCCTATTTCGCCGCCTTGAGCCTGGAGGCCAGTGCCAAGGGCGAATGGTCGAGCCAAGCGGTCGAGCAGGCCAAGCGCAGCGTCGGCTGGTAA
- a CDS encoding DUF2688 domain-containing protein: MSKGKIEIIETCCRRCGKSIRTLSHTIIGADDAREKFGSICGGCITPEEDNELTEMLLAAAVRRMSGATLQ; encoded by the coding sequence ATGAGCAAAGGCAAGATCGAGATCATCGAGACGTGCTGCCGGCGCTGCGGCAAGAGCATCCGAACCTTGAGCCACACCATCATCGGCGCCGATGATGCCCGCGAGAAGTTCGGCAGCATCTGCGGCGGCTGCATCACGCCGGAGGAAGATAACGAGCTGACGGAAATGCTGCTGGCGGCGGCCGTGCGACGCATGAGCGGAGCGACGCTGCAATGA
- the kleE gene encoding KleE stable inheritance protein, with product MSNIVKFPRASKPPAPEPVQPAAPAAAPAAPKAEGRGLVAGLVKFVWVATVLVWPVLKWVLAIITFFQFVRMLYHWNTPGVYAGWSFLAYFAALTAITYFVSIYKPKGL from the coding sequence ATGTCCAACATCGTCAAGTTCCCCAGGGCGAGCAAGCCGCCGGCTCCCGAGCCGGTGCAGCCTGCCGCGCCCGCTGCTGCGCCTGCCGCACCCAAGGCCGAAGGCCGGGGCCTGGTGGCCGGCCTGGTCAAGTTCGTATGGGTGGCGACCGTGCTGGTCTGGCCGGTGCTCAAGTGGGTGCTGGCGATCATCACCTTCTTCCAGTTCGTGCGGATGCTCTACCACTGGAACACGCCTGGCGTGTATGCCGGCTGGTCGTTCCTGGCGTACTTCGCGGCACTGACCGCGATCACCTACTTCGTTTCGATCTACAAACCGAAAGGGCTTTGA
- a CDS encoding DUF2761 domain-containing protein gives MAKQTLPYPPGFVEPTTGRVAVMVREYADSDLNGDAPAYWYSAQSEEWGLDPWRLVEGVDPHVGGGSFDVCFASGGTRTVGPLMTFFLSAAHAAQLIDAKGEELALQRATLAVIADGLGLPAKALRIEAKVEGRPAVFYDQDGATLCACAVDSDHWRQARATAATASAIDKARTNF, from the coding sequence ATGGCAAAGCAGACCCTCCCCTACCCGCCTGGCTTCGTGGAGCCGACCACTGGCCGCGTGGCCGTCATGGTGCGCGAGTACGCGGACAGCGACTTGAACGGCGACGCGCCGGCCTACTGGTACAGCGCGCAATCCGAAGAATGGGGCCTTGACCCCTGGCGTCTCGTGGAGGGCGTCGATCCGCACGTGGGCGGCGGTTCCTTCGACGTGTGCTTTGCCAGCGGCGGCACGCGCACCGTAGGCCCGCTGATGACGTTCTTCCTGAGTGCCGCCCATGCGGCACAGCTCATTGACGCCAAGGGGGAAGAGTTGGCCTTGCAGCGCGCCACCCTGGCCGTCATCGCGGACGGGCTGGGCCTGCCTGCCAAGGCGCTGCGCATCGAGGCGAAGGTGGAGGGCCGGCCGGCCGTGTTCTACGACCAGGACGGGGCCACGCTTTGCGCGTGCGCGGTGGATTCCGACCACTGGCGACAGGCGCGGGCGACGGCCGCAACGGCATCGGCCATCGACAAGGCGCGAACAAATTTTTAG
- a CDS encoding transcriptional regulator KorA, whose protein sequence is MKKRLTEAQFQTAIKGLEIGQQTIDIARGVLVDGRPQAEFVTSLGLTKGAVSQAVSRVWAAAGEQLPEGFERVTAVLPEHQAFIVKKWEADAKRKQEPKS, encoded by the coding sequence ATGAAGAAACGGCTAACCGAAGCCCAATTCCAGACGGCCATCAAGGGGCTGGAGATCGGGCAGCAGACCATCGACATAGCGCGCGGCGTGCTGGTCGATGGCCGGCCCCAGGCGGAGTTTGTCACTTCGCTGGGGCTGACCAAGGGGGCGGTGTCGCAGGCGGTCAGTCGCGTATGGGCAGCAGCAGGGGAACAGCTCCCCGAGGGCTTCGAGCGAGTGACGGCGGTACTGCCGGAGCATCAAGCGTTCATCGTCAAGAAGTGGGAAGCAGACGCCAAGAGGAAACAGGAACCCAAGTCATGA
- a CDS encoding ParA family protein, whose translation MKTLVTAIQKGGQGKTFATCHLAFDFLERGLRVAVIDLDTQGNASFTLSAYQSGYLASQLFTGDTDDLRYWFGKREGESLALIAADANLANLDKMELSQAAAALRASVAALGEFFDVCLIDTAPSLGVAMTAAVLTADYMLSPIEMEAYSLQGMKKMVAVISNLRKQNPKLRFLGMVPNKVDARKPRHVNNLATLQQAYPQLILPFSIGARDSIAEALGEQMPVWKIKKTAARKATQEVRALADYVFTKMEIAQ comes from the coding sequence ATGAAAACACTGGTCACGGCAATTCAGAAGGGCGGTCAAGGCAAGACGTTCGCCACCTGCCACCTGGCATTCGACTTCCTGGAGCGCGGCCTTCGCGTGGCCGTGATCGACCTGGACACCCAGGGCAACGCATCGTTCACGCTGTCGGCGTACCAATCGGGCTACCTCGCCAGCCAGTTGTTCACCGGCGACACCGATGACCTGCGGTATTGGTTCGGCAAGCGCGAGGGCGAGAGCCTGGCGCTGATCGCGGCAGACGCCAACCTGGCGAACCTGGACAAGATGGAGCTTTCCCAGGCGGCCGCCGCGCTGCGGGCCAGTGTGGCCGCGCTGGGCGAGTTCTTCGACGTGTGCCTGATCGACACGGCCCCCTCCCTTGGCGTCGCCATGACGGCGGCCGTGCTGACGGCCGACTACATGCTGTCGCCCATCGAAATGGAGGCGTACAGCTTGCAGGGCATGAAGAAGATGGTCGCGGTCATCAGCAACCTGCGCAAGCAGAACCCCAAGCTGCGCTTCCTCGGCATGGTGCCGAACAAGGTGGACGCGCGGAAGCCGCGCCACGTCAACAACCTGGCGACGTTGCAGCAGGCATACCCGCAGCTCATCTTGCCGTTCAGCATCGGCGCGCGTGACAGCATCGCCGAGGCGCTGGGCGAGCAGATGCCGGTGTGGAAGATCAAGAAGACCGCCGCGCGGAAGGCCACCCAGGAGGTGCGTGCGCTGGCGGATTACGTGTTCACGAAGATGGAGATCGCGCAATGA
- a CDS encoding transcriptional repressor gene korB: protein MSAKTNAKKKEQDKPQSSGLGLDGLGDLAGLLNEQPAANAGGAGPQELPLDLIDEDPHQPRTADNPGFSPESIAEIGETIKARGVKSPISVRENPDAPGRYLINHGARRYRGSKWAHKTTIPAFIDNDYNEADQVIENLQRNELTAREIADFIGRELAKGKKKGEIAKEIGKSPAFVTQHVTLLDLPEPIAEAFNSGRGKDVTVINELVTAYKKNPDEVAAWLADDSQELTRGSVKLLREFLEDKRSHEDGDRDPNTVDALTGKTDAEAGDGEQGPQDDDAKGKKEPKEADPDKLKKAIIQVKHDDRPARLILNRRPPAEGWAWLKYEDDGQEFEADLGTVQLVALLEG, encoded by the coding sequence ATGAGCGCCAAGACCAACGCCAAGAAGAAGGAGCAGGACAAGCCGCAATCGTCCGGGCTGGGCCTGGACGGGCTGGGCGACCTGGCCGGCCTGCTGAACGAGCAGCCGGCGGCCAACGCCGGCGGCGCAGGCCCGCAGGAGCTGCCGCTTGACCTGATCGACGAAGACCCACACCAGCCGCGCACGGCCGACAACCCCGGCTTCTCGCCGGAGAGCATCGCGGAGATCGGCGAGACCATCAAAGCGCGCGGCGTGAAGTCGCCCATCAGCGTGCGCGAGAACCCGGACGCACCGGGGCGCTACCTCATCAACCACGGCGCGCGGCGCTATCGCGGCTCGAAGTGGGCGCACAAGACCACGATCCCGGCCTTCATCGACAACGACTACAACGAGGCCGACCAGGTTATCGAGAACCTGCAACGCAACGAGCTGACGGCGCGTGAGATCGCCGACTTCATCGGCCGCGAGCTGGCGAAGGGCAAGAAGAAGGGCGAGATCGCCAAGGAGATCGGCAAGTCGCCGGCCTTCGTCACGCAGCACGTCACGCTGCTGGACTTGCCCGAACCCATTGCCGAGGCGTTCAATAGCGGCCGGGGCAAGGACGTGACTGTCATCAACGAGCTGGTGACGGCCTACAAGAAGAACCCCGACGAGGTGGCCGCCTGGCTGGCCGACGACAGCCAGGAGCTGACGCGCGGCTCGGTGAAGCTGCTGCGCGAGTTCCTGGAGGACAAGCGCAGTCACGAGGACGGCGACCGTGATCCCAACACCGTCGATGCGCTGACCGGCAAGACCGACGCCGAGGCCGGCGACGGCGAGCAGGGGCCGCAGGATGATGACGCCAAGGGGAAGAAGGAGCCGAAGGAGGCCGACCCCGACAAGCTCAAGAAGGCCATCATACAGGTCAAGCACGACGACCGGCCGGCACGGCTGATCCTCAACCGCCGGCCCCCGGCCGAGGGCTGGGCCTGGCTCAAATACGAGGATGACGGCCAGGAGTTCGAGGCCGACCTTGGCACCGTGCAGCTTGTCGCGCTGCTGGAGGGCTGA